Part of the Halogeometricum rufum genome, GGCCCAGCCGACGCCGACGACGAGTGCCGCGGCGGTGGTGCTGTAGCGTTCGAGCAGGTGCGGGAGCGCGTAGCCGCGCCAGCCCATCTCCTCGCCGAACCCCCCGCGGAGGAGGAGGACGTAGAGGAACACCGTCGCGTAGACGACGGGCAGCGTTCCGCTCGCGAGACTGAACGACGCGCCGGAGAGCGCGACGTAGACGCCGTAGCCCGCGAGCGACAGGAGGGGCGCGCCGAGGAGGGCCACCAGCCACCATCGGGCACCCGTCCGCCACCGAACGGCCTGCGCGGCCCACGCGCGGAGGTCACCGTCGCGCCAACTCAGGATGCCGGCGGCGACCAGCGGTCCGAAGCCGGCCAGCGTACTCAGTATCGGCCACGCGCCGGCGGTCGTTCCGAGGAACGCTCCGAGTCCCCACAGGACCCACGAGACGAGGAACGTCAGCGCGAAGAACTCCGCGACTCGAACGAGCGGCCGCGAACTCGCCGACCGCTCCGAGGAGGGGGTGTGTTCGGTCATCGTCGCGTTCACATTCTACATCTGACAGTAAATAACCGGCCAGTGATTGCCGACGCCCGAGAAGCGGTCGGTTCGCCGTTCGAGCGGCGGCCACTTCGGGTCGACAGTAGGAGAGAGTTCAATAGAGTTAATCGGCTCCCGGCGGGCGTTCTTCGTGATGCCCTCCACGAACGAAGTCGAACGACCGCGGGAAGCGGTGACCGTCGCGAAGCGATACCTCAGACGTGAGCGCCCTCTGAACGTACTCGTCGTCACGCTCGCGGTATCGGTGTTTCTGGGGACCTATCTGACGGCGTCGATGCTGTCGGCGATAGCCGTCGCAGCCGTCCTCGTCGTCGCCGCACGCGCGCCGGTCTTCCGGTCCCGCGGGACGTTCCGGCTCCGGACGGACGACCCGCCGGCGGCGGTGGTCGAAGAGTTCGCCGGTCCGACGCCGCCGGTGCTCGCGCTTCAGTGGGGAATCGCGGACGGGGTGTCCGTCGGCGACGACGCGGTGCGGTACCGGACGTCGTACTTGTTCGGCCTGCGCTCAGTGACGGTGGCGGTTCGGACGCGGACCGACACCGCCGCAGACGGAGAGCGACGGGTCGAGTTGGAACTCACGGCGGACGACCGGCCGTGGGCGACGTACACCGCGACGGTGAGCGGCGAGGGCGACGGAACGGTCGTCGACGTCGAATACGAGTCGGACCGGCGTTTCGGAGTGCGGCGCGTTCCGCAGCAGTTCGTCGCGGAACGGTACCGCGACGACGTGCTCACTGCACAGGGGTACACGGTCGTCGAACGCGACGCGAAGTTCGGTCTCTGAGGGGATTCGTCGCGTCGTGACCCGCCGAGCGACGGACCCCGTCAGGCCGTCGGTCGAACCTCGTCCGAGGACTGCGGCCCGGAACCGCGTGAACCCGAGACGACCGGCCAGACGACGACGAGGACGACGGCCAAGACGACGGTGAGGAAGTTTCCCGACACCGGCGTCTCCACCAGCATCGTGGGCGCGTTGCCGACGGCGTGAACGCCGACGGCGACGAGGAGGTTCCCCGTCCGGTGGTAGACCAGCGCGAACAGCAGTCCCATCAGGAACAGCATCCCGAGACTGACGAGGAGCGCGTCGAGCGGGAACCCCTGATAGAGCCGGTTGGGGACGTGCAGAAGCGAGAACACCGCCTGCGACCCCACGAGTGCGAGCAGGAAGCCGCGCCTGCGGTGCCGGAGCTTCAGCACCAGTTGGTCGAGCAACACGGCGCGGTAGAGCACCTCCTCGAACAGCGCGTTTCCGAACAACTGAGCGACGAGGAGTCCCAGCACGGCACCGACGCCGGCCGTCGACCAGAGGGGGTCGAGCGCGACCGACCCGGTCTGGACGTACGCCACCGCCGCGCCGACGACCTGAATCGTCGCCCAGAGCCCGGCGGTGACCGCCGCCGCGAGCGGGAGTTTCGAGCGTTCCAGCCCGAGGTCACGGAGGCGCAGTCCGCCGACGAGTATCAGCAGACCCACCAAGACGAGCAGGACGTTCACGGCGTTCACCAGGAGCGTGGGACCCACCAGCCCGCCGGTGGCGACGAAGACGGGCCTGAACACCGTCTCGAGGAACCACTCGCTCCGGAAGACGACCAGATTGAACGCCGCGCTCAGAACGACTTCGACGGCGAGGACGGCGGCGAGGAGGCGCCAACTGATCACCCGCCGGTCGGACAGGTCGACCGCCACGTGGGGGATTCGGACGTTTCGGTTCATGTGAGACGATACGCGAGCGAGCGAGGTAACGGCAGTCGCTGGTTCTCAGTTCGCTGGAGACGGAGGCGCGTCCCACACGCGTCGTGTCCCCGCGGCACCGTTCCTATCCGATGGCGATGACCGCCACCGTTTATATCTAGACGTGTTCGATACGTGAGTAGAACGACGATGTACGACACCATTCTCATCCCGACGGACGGTAGCGAGCACGCGGTTCGCGCGGCCGAACACGGCCGATACCTCGCGCGACTGTTCGACGCGACAGTACACGTCGTCAACGTCGCGGACGTGCAGGCGGCGGCCGGCGTGTTCGGCGCCGGCGGCGTGGACGAGGAGTTCATGTCGCGACTGGACGCGAAGGGCGAGGAGGCTATCGAAGCGGTCGAAGACGCCCTCGCGGACGCCGACTCCGTAGAGACGGCAATCGTCAGAGGCGACCCCAGAGAGGCGATACTGGAGTACGCCGAGAAGCACGACGTCGAACTCCTCGCGATGGGAACGCACGGCCGAACCGGACTGAGCCGGTACATCACCGGGAGCGTGACGGAACACGTGGTTCGAACGGCCGAGGTACCCGTCCTCACGGTTCGAGCGACCGACCGGAGCGAAGTCGTCGACGGCTACGACGAGATTCTCGTGCCGACGGACGGGAGCGAACCGGCGAGTGCGGCGGTCGAACACGCCATCGCCATCGCGCAGAAGGCCGGCGCGCGCGTCCACGCGGTGAACGTGGTGGACGTGGGCAACGTGACGGCCAGTCCGACGTACACGCTCCCCTCGGAGGTGATAGCGGAGCTAGAGGAGAACGGGCAGACGATGACGGAGGGCATCGCCTCGCAGGCCCGCGCGGCCGGACTCGACGCCGTCACCGAGGTCCGTGAAGGGTTCGCGGCGCGAACGCTCCTCGACTACGCCGAGGAGAACGACGTCGACGCGATAGCGATGGGGACGGCAGGGCGGACGGGGCTCGACCGATACCTGCTCGGGAGTACGACCGAACGCGTCATCAGACACTCGGACGTGCCCGTGCTGGCGGTCAACGCCCGAGAACGCTCGGACTGAGTCGTCGAATCGGCACTCCGCTCAGTTCGTGCGCTCGTCGCGGGGGGCGCCCGGGAAACGTCCCCCGAACTGGTCGGCGCACGGGCGGTGAGAGACGCGCAGTTCCATCTCGCCGCAGGAGTCGATGGAGATGACGACGTCCTCGACGACGCGGGCGTACTCGCTGGCGTGCTTCCCGGAGCGACGGATGCGCGTCCGCTCTTCGACCAGACCCGCGTCGGTGAGTTGGTCGAGTTTCCGGTACGCCGTCGAGAGCGGGAGGTCGCACGCCTCCGAAATCTCGTTCGTGGACAGCGCTTCGTCGCTGGTCGCGTCGAGAATCGCGCGGGACCCGGCGTCGTTGAACGCGTCGAGGAGGTCCTGAATCGCGTCCTCGTCCCGAACCACCGTCTCCTCGGTGGACGACTGTCCGTCGGCGAACTGAACTGACGAGGGGACCATCGGTGACTGGCTCATACCTACTGCTGATGCGGTACAGTGAGAGTAACGGACCGCCCCAACATCCGGGGAGGTTTATAAGCTCCACCCGGGCGTGCCGTTCTCGAACCGCCGCTACAAGATGTCCGTGAACAGTTTCGACTGCGCGGCAGAGAGATGCTCGGCGAACGTCGACGGGGAGATGCCGAGT contains:
- a CDS encoding CPBP family intramembrane glutamic endopeptidase encodes the protein MTEHTPSSERSASSRPLVRVAEFFALTFLVSWVLWGLGAFLGTTAGAWPILSTLAGFGPLVAAGILSWRDGDLRAWAAQAVRWRTGARWWLVALLGAPLLSLAGYGVYVALSGASFSLASGTLPVVYATVFLYVLLLRGGFGEEMGWRGYALPHLLERYSTTAAALVVGVGWAVWHLPLFFVQGTRQSGPFAVYLLGVVGLSVVLAWLYVRAKGSVLLAAVFHAQWNVFDSGVLFALSGESPLLAPAASAAVVWAAALLLVALDGETMRSSRPGTAPPGRGSPAE
- a CDS encoding CPBP family intramembrane glutamic endopeptidase; translation: MNRNVRIPHVAVDLSDRRVISWRLLAAVLAVEVVLSAAFNLVVFRSEWFLETVFRPVFVATGGLVGPTLLVNAVNVLLVLVGLLILVGGLRLRDLGLERSKLPLAAAVTAGLWATIQVVGAAVAYVQTGSVALDPLWSTAGVGAVLGLLVAQLFGNALFEEVLYRAVLLDQLVLKLRHRRRGFLLALVGSQAVFSLLHVPNRLYQGFPLDALLVSLGMLFLMGLLFALVYHRTGNLLVAVGVHAVGNAPTMLVETPVSGNFLTVVLAVVLVVVWPVVSGSRGSGPQSSDEVRPTA
- a CDS encoding universal stress protein, which translates into the protein MYDTILIPTDGSEHAVRAAEHGRYLARLFDATVHVVNVADVQAAAGVFGAGGVDEEFMSRLDAKGEEAIEAVEDALADADSVETAIVRGDPREAILEYAEKHDVELLAMGTHGRTGLSRYITGSVTEHVVRTAEVPVLTVRATDRSEVVDGYDEILVPTDGSEPASAAVEHAIAIAQKAGARVHAVNVVDVGNVTASPTYTLPSEVIAELEENGQTMTEGIASQARAAGLDAVTEVREGFAARTLLDYAEENDVDAIAMGTAGRTGLDRYLLGSTTERVIRHSDVPVLAVNARERSD
- a CDS encoding winged helix-turn-helix domain-containing protein; this translates as MSQSPMVPSSVQFADGQSSTEETVVRDEDAIQDLLDAFNDAGSRAILDATSDEALSTNEISEACDLPLSTAYRKLDQLTDAGLVEERTRIRRSGKHASEYARVVEDVVISIDSCGEMELRVSHRPCADQFGGRFPGAPRDERTN